In Thermorudis peleae, a genomic segment contains:
- a CDS encoding M55 family metallopeptidase has product MRVFVSVDMEGISGIVHGDMMMPGEREYDRGRRLMTGDANAAIEGLVQAGATFILVNDGHGPMRNLLIEELHPAAHLLSGSGDAKPWCQLEGADRFAFDAAVFIGYHAMAKTFNAIHPHTIAGAAVAELRLNGRPHGEGGLNAAVLGALGIPVVLVTGDAAACAEARAFLGEQIETVAVKEACGRNAAICRPPSATRPEITAAAARALSRLPDMRPYQPERPFRLEVDFLTMQQCDRASRTAGVERLGPVTVRIVGDDPWQQYRTLWAAIRAALYEPASWLA; this is encoded by the coding sequence ATGCGGGTGTTTGTCTCCGTCGACATGGAAGGGATTAGTGGCATCGTTCATGGCGACATGATGATGCCGGGAGAGCGCGAGTATGACCGCGGTCGGCGCTTGATGACGGGCGATGCGAACGCGGCGATCGAAGGGCTGGTGCAAGCCGGGGCGACGTTTATTCTGGTCAACGATGGGCATGGGCCGATGCGCAACCTGTTGATTGAGGAGTTGCACCCGGCCGCGCACCTGCTCTCTGGCAGCGGTGATGCCAAGCCGTGGTGCCAGCTCGAGGGCGCGGATCGCTTTGCCTTCGATGCGGCGGTCTTCATCGGCTATCACGCGATGGCGAAGACGTTCAACGCGATTCATCCGCACACGATTGCGGGCGCGGCGGTGGCGGAGTTGCGACTGAACGGGCGGCCGCATGGCGAAGGCGGACTGAATGCGGCGGTGCTCGGCGCGCTTGGCATCCCGGTGGTGCTGGTCACGGGCGATGCTGCGGCCTGCGCCGAAGCCCGGGCGTTCCTCGGCGAGCAGATTGAGACGGTGGCGGTGAAAGAGGCGTGTGGACGCAATGCCGCGATCTGCCGGCCGCCATCGGCGACCCGGCCTGAGATTACCGCGGCGGCTGCGCGGGCGCTATCACGGCTGCCGGACATGCGGCCATATCAGCCAGAGCGACCGTTTCGGCTGGAAGTCGACTTCTTGACGATGCAACAGTGCGATCGGGCGAGCCGGACGGCCGGTGTCGAACGGCTTGGGCCGGTGACGGTGCGGATTGTGGGTGATGATCCGTGGCAGCAGTATCGGACGCTCTGGGCGGCGATTCGAGCGGCGCTCTATGAGCCAGCGAGCTGGCTGGCGTAG
- the pyrR gene encoding bifunctional pyr operon transcriptional regulator/uracil phosphoribosyltransferase PyrR, whose protein sequence is MSSPEAARFEATLVLDAAGLAVTLDHLAEAIAAQFAGQRELALVGIRRRGDLLAQRLAERLAAHLGFRPPIGALDITLYRDDFDSLAEQPIIGQTDIPFALHGKTIILVDDVLYTGRTVRAALDELLDLGRPTRIALAVLVDRGGRELPICPDFTGLQLPVAPHAQVQVLLAELDGRDAVEHLQPRESA, encoded by the coding sequence ATGTCGTCACCGGAAGCTGCACGGTTTGAAGCCACGCTCGTCCTCGACGCCGCCGGATTAGCGGTCACTCTCGATCACCTCGCTGAGGCGATCGCCGCGCAGTTCGCTGGGCAAAGAGAGCTTGCGCTTGTCGGCATTCGGCGACGCGGAGACCTGCTCGCCCAGCGACTCGCCGAGCGGTTGGCCGCGCACCTCGGCTTTCGCCCGCCGATCGGCGCGCTCGACATCACTCTCTACCGCGACGACTTTGACAGCCTCGCCGAGCAGCCGATAATCGGCCAAACCGACATTCCCTTTGCCCTGCACGGCAAGACGATCATCCTCGTCGACGACGTGCTCTACACCGGCCGGACGGTTCGGGCCGCCCTCGATGAACTGCTCGATCTCGGACGGCCAACCCGCATCGCGCTCGCCGTCCTCGTTGACCGCGGCGGACGCGAGCTGCCGATTTGTCCCGATTTCACCGGCCTGCAGCTTCCCGTCGCACCTCATGCCCAGGTGCAAGTGCTGCTCGCCGAACTCGACGGCCGGGACGCGGTCGAGCATCTCCAGCCACGAGAAAGCGCTTGA
- a CDS encoding 2-oxoglutarate dehydrogenase E1 component, with protein sequence MQITRQFTGINLGYLLDLYEQYQRDPHAVDPAWQAFFAHWGPRLVQELAAPAPPDGRVAPVFDLSKVVAAVNLAQAIRHRGHLAARLDPLGSPPPGDPALELASHGLSEADLAALPASVVGGPLSEGAANAAEAIARLRHVYCGTIGYDFGHVEAPAERRWLLDAVESGRYATPLSPEEKRALLERLTQVEVFERFLHRAFVGQKRFSIEGNDMLVPMLDLLVRSAALNGIPTVALGMAHRGRLNVLAHVLGKPYEAIIAEFMGLHHREPVSEAGGGTFGYTGDVKYHLGADRPAGDGLPVHVVLANNPSHLEFVNPVLEGMARALQDDRSAPGAPKRSADACLPVLIHGDAAFPGEGIVAETLNLAQLPGYTTGGTVHIIVNNQLGYTTEPWEGRSTQYASDIARGYEIPVIHVNADDPEACLIATRIAFAYRQAFHKDILIDMIGYRRWGHNEGDEPSFTQPVLYETITKHPTVRAIWAERLASEGLVTVEQAEQMVQEALGTLQQIRQELAQHADGVSGNGLVGSNGRALEIQTAVPLERLREFNRQAHALPETFHLNPKLRRQLQRRLEVGEGDGPVDWAHAELLAFAAILADGIPIRLTGQDTIRGTFSQRHIAFFDVETNERYVPLQHLPAARASFDVHNSPLSEAAPLGFEYGYSVQAPEALVLWEAQFGDFANVAQVIIDQFIVSGRAKWHQDSGMVLLLPHGYEGQGPEHSSARLERFLQLAAEENIRVANCTTAAQYFHLLRRQALLLRVMPRPLIVMTPKSLLRHPKAASALSELAQGTFQPVLDDAEARSHPDDIARVVFCSGKVFVDLVTSPLWEKAKQQVAVVRVEQLYPFPEAELADVIARYRQAVDWIWLQEEPKNMGAWTFIQPRLQALLGDRPLRYVGRPERSSPAEGFAELHEREQARILAEALQGVPERAARV encoded by the coding sequence ATGCAAATCACACGGCAGTTTACAGGAATCAACCTCGGGTATCTCCTGGACCTCTACGAGCAGTATCAGCGTGACCCGCATGCGGTTGATCCGGCGTGGCAAGCCTTCTTCGCACACTGGGGCCCTCGCCTCGTGCAGGAGTTGGCTGCGCCGGCGCCGCCAGATGGTCGGGTGGCGCCGGTTTTTGATCTGAGCAAAGTGGTCGCGGCAGTGAACCTGGCCCAGGCCATTCGACATCGTGGCCATCTGGCCGCGCGCCTTGACCCGTTGGGATCGCCGCCGCCAGGCGACCCTGCCCTCGAGCTCGCAAGCCACGGGCTGTCCGAAGCCGACCTGGCGGCCTTGCCGGCGAGCGTCGTCGGAGGGCCGCTCAGCGAGGGCGCGGCGAATGCGGCCGAGGCGATTGCGCGGCTGCGCCACGTCTACTGCGGCACGATCGGCTACGACTTCGGCCATGTCGAGGCGCCGGCTGAGCGGCGCTGGCTGCTTGACGCTGTCGAATCAGGGCGCTATGCAACGCCGCTGTCGCCGGAGGAAAAGCGGGCCTTGCTCGAGCGACTGACCCAGGTGGAGGTCTTTGAGCGGTTCCTGCACCGCGCCTTCGTCGGGCAGAAGCGCTTCTCGATTGAAGGCAACGACATGCTCGTGCCAATGCTCGATCTCCTCGTGCGCTCGGCAGCACTCAACGGTATTCCCACAGTGGCGCTTGGCATGGCGCACCGCGGGCGGTTGAACGTGCTGGCGCACGTGCTCGGGAAGCCATATGAAGCGATCATCGCTGAGTTTATGGGGCTGCACCATCGCGAGCCTGTTTCTGAGGCAGGCGGCGGCACGTTCGGGTATACCGGCGACGTGAAGTATCACCTTGGGGCCGACCGTCCCGCCGGTGATGGCTTGCCGGTACATGTCGTGCTTGCCAATAACCCAAGCCATCTTGAATTTGTCAACCCGGTGCTTGAAGGCATGGCCCGCGCGCTCCAGGATGACCGTTCAGCGCCAGGCGCGCCGAAGCGTTCAGCCGATGCGTGCTTGCCAGTCTTGATCCATGGCGACGCTGCCTTCCCTGGCGAGGGTATCGTTGCCGAAACGCTCAACCTGGCACAGTTGCCGGGTTATACCACCGGTGGCACCGTGCATATCATCGTCAATAACCAGCTCGGATATACGACGGAGCCATGGGAAGGCCGCTCGACGCAGTACGCAAGCGATATCGCGCGCGGCTACGAGATCCCGGTCATCCATGTCAACGCTGACGATCCCGAGGCATGCCTGATCGCCACACGCATTGCCTTCGCCTATCGCCAGGCCTTCCATAAGGACATCTTGATCGACATGATCGGCTATCGGCGGTGGGGGCACAACGAGGGTGACGAGCCAAGCTTCACCCAGCCCGTGCTCTACGAGACGATCACGAAGCACCCGACGGTGCGGGCAATCTGGGCGGAGCGGCTTGCCAGCGAAGGGCTTGTCACGGTCGAGCAAGCCGAGCAGATGGTGCAGGAGGCGCTGGGCACGTTGCAGCAGATTCGCCAGGAGTTGGCCCAGCATGCTGATGGCGTCAGCGGGAATGGGCTGGTGGGCAGCAACGGGCGAGCGCTCGAGATTCAGACCGCCGTGCCGCTTGAGCGCCTGCGCGAGTTCAACCGCCAAGCCCACGCATTACCAGAAACGTTCCATCTCAATCCGAAGCTGCGCCGTCAACTCCAGCGGCGGCTCGAGGTGGGCGAGGGCGATGGCCCGGTTGACTGGGCGCATGCCGAACTGCTGGCCTTTGCCGCGATCCTGGCTGACGGCATCCCGATCCGCTTGACTGGCCAGGATACGATTCGCGGCACCTTCAGCCAGCGCCACATCGCTTTCTTCGACGTCGAAACCAACGAGCGCTACGTCCCCTTGCAGCACTTGCCAGCAGCGCGCGCGAGCTTCGACGTGCACAACAGCCCGCTTTCGGAAGCGGCGCCGCTTGGCTTCGAGTACGGCTACAGCGTGCAAGCGCCAGAGGCACTGGTGCTGTGGGAGGCCCAGTTCGGCGACTTTGCCAACGTTGCCCAGGTGATCATCGACCAGTTCATCGTGAGTGGCCGGGCGAAGTGGCACCAGGATTCGGGCATGGTCTTGCTCCTGCCGCACGGCTATGAAGGCCAGGGGCCAGAGCATTCCAGTGCGCGTCTCGAGCGATTCCTGCAGCTGGCTGCTGAAGAGAATATCCGTGTTGCCAACTGCACGACGGCAGCGCAGTACTTCCACCTGCTGCGGCGGCAGGCATTACTGCTCCGTGTGATGCCGCGCCCGCTCATCGTCATGACGCCGAAGAGCTTGCTGCGGCATCCAAAGGCAGCCTCAGCCCTGAGCGAGTTGGCCCAAGGGACGTTCCAGCCGGTGCTTGACGACGCCGAAGCCCGCAGCCATCCTGACGACATTGCCCGCGTCGTCTTCTGCAGCGGCAAGGTGTTCGTTGATCTTGTCACGAGCCCGCTTTGGGAGAAAGCCAAGCAGCAGGTCGCAGTGGTGCGGGTGGAGCAGCTCTACCCCTTCCCAGAGGCGGAGTTGGCTGACGTCATCGCGCGCTACCGGCAGGCAGTCGACTGGATTTGGCTGCAGGAAGAGCCGAAGAACATGGGCGCCTGGACGTTCATCCAGCCGCGGCTGCAAGCGCTGCTTGGTGACCGGCCGCTGCGCTACGTTGGGCGGCCGGAGCGCTCCAGCCCGGCCGAAGGGTTCGCCGAGTTGCACGAGCGGGAGCAGGCGCGGATCCTGGCCGAGGCACTCCAGGGCGTGCCTGAGCGGGCTGCACGCGTCTAG
- the odhB gene encoding 2-oxoglutarate dehydrogenase complex dihydrolipoyllysine-residue succinyltransferase gives MAIEVRVPALGESIVEAVIGQWLKKEGDRVAAGEALVELETEKVNVEVAAEQDGVLQQILKREGETVQVGEVIAVLGEAGAVTAEPAAVAAQAQPAAVAAQPSAPAAPPSPQPTTPSQPPVESSAGAALAAGVRASPAVRRLAEEYGIDLAQVTPSGEGGRITRDDVLRYLAQQRQAAPAPSAPATNGATTTAAPASQPAAPAAPAAVPSTPAAPSAPSVEVPGFVVGAADRREERIRMTQRRKTIAQRLVEAQHTAAMLTTFNEIDMSAVMELRRRWRDQFRERYGVSLGFMSFFTKAVVGALKAFPYLNAEIQGDEIVLKHYYDIGVAVATDEGLVVPVVRDADRKSFAQIEREIEELARKARERRLTLEELSGGTFTITNGGVFGSLFSTPILNPPQVGILGMHKIEERPVVVNGEIVVRPMMYVALTYDHRIVDGREAVQFLVRVKELIEDPERLLLEG, from the coding sequence ATGGCGATTGAGGTGCGCGTTCCAGCGCTCGGCGAGTCGATCGTCGAGGCCGTGATCGGGCAGTGGCTCAAGAAAGAGGGCGACCGGGTTGCGGCTGGCGAGGCGCTCGTTGAGCTTGAAACCGAGAAAGTCAACGTTGAAGTCGCGGCCGAGCAGGACGGCGTCCTGCAACAGATCCTCAAGCGTGAGGGTGAGACGGTACAAGTCGGTGAGGTGATCGCGGTGCTCGGCGAGGCCGGGGCGGTCACCGCTGAGCCAGCGGCTGTCGCTGCCCAGGCCCAGCCTGCGGCTGTGGCGGCACAGCCCAGCGCGCCAGCCGCACCGCCGAGCCCGCAACCGACAACGCCGTCACAGCCTCCTGTCGAGAGCAGCGCAGGCGCTGCACTGGCTGCGGGTGTGCGAGCGTCGCCCGCAGTGCGGCGGCTGGCTGAAGAATATGGCATCGATCTCGCGCAGGTGACACCAAGTGGCGAGGGTGGGCGGATCACCCGCGACGACGTGCTGCGTTACCTTGCCCAGCAGCGGCAGGCCGCTCCCGCGCCGAGCGCGCCAGCAACAAACGGCGCGACCACGACGGCTGCGCCGGCCAGCCAGCCAGCGGCGCCTGCTGCGCCAGCGGCCGTGCCGAGCACGCCGGCAGCACCAAGCGCGCCGTCAGTCGAAGTGCCGGGCTTTGTCGTCGGCGCGGCCGACCGCCGCGAAGAGCGCATCCGGATGACACAACGCCGCAAGACAATCGCACAGCGCCTCGTCGAGGCGCAGCACACCGCGGCCATGCTCACAACCTTCAACGAGATCGACATGAGCGCGGTGATGGAGCTCCGGCGGCGCTGGCGTGACCAGTTCCGCGAACGCTATGGCGTCAGCCTCGGCTTCATGTCGTTCTTCACGAAAGCCGTTGTTGGCGCGCTCAAGGCGTTCCCCTATCTCAACGCGGAGATCCAAGGCGACGAGATTGTGCTGAAGCACTACTACGACATTGGTGTCGCTGTGGCGACCGACGAAGGGCTCGTTGTCCCGGTCGTGCGGGATGCGGACCGGAAGTCGTTTGCCCAGATCGAGCGCGAGATTGAAGAGTTAGCGCGTAAGGCGCGCGAACGCCGCCTCACGCTTGAGGAATTGAGCGGCGGTACGTTCACGATCACCAACGGCGGCGTGTTTGGCTCGCTGTTCTCGACGCCAATCCTGAATCCGCCCCAGGTCGGTATCCTGGGGATGCACAAGATCGAGGAACGGCCGGTCGTCGTCAACGGTGAGATCGTGGTGCGCCCGATGATGTACGTGGCGCTGACCTACGACCATCGGATCGTCGATGGCCGCGAGGCAGTGCAGTTCCTCGTGCGGGTCAAAGAGCTGATCGAAGACCCCGAGCGCTTGTTGCTCGAAGGATAG
- a CDS encoding alpha/beta fold hydrolase, with protein MPVTELRRAPAPDGELLAYEVRHEPGAWPPLLALHGVLVGTSNWIHQMLRLPQFWWIVPHIRGHGESPPPQPRQTIEEAALDALAVLDAEGVERAVVLGNSLGATIAFALALLRPERVDALVLVEPSIPALLSDDAGRVRLEQEARQARALLAADRIDEALAIFLEPRLGPDWQHKAGSRRMAEWRRNIFSVPQWIDAVLAFDPGPGVIAALDRPMLLVYGAHTQPFYRAMTLALADLCPHAELVEVPNAGHGSPADNPEGFNAVLLAFLERLGLLPASSSSA; from the coding sequence ATGCCAGTGACCGAGCTGCGGCGGGCTCCGGCCCCTGACGGCGAACTCCTGGCGTACGAGGTGCGGCACGAGCCGGGCGCCTGGCCGCCTCTGCTTGCCCTGCATGGCGTTCTCGTCGGGACTTCGAACTGGATCCATCAGATGCTGCGCCTGCCGCAGTTCTGGTGGATCGTGCCCCATATTCGCGGTCACGGCGAAAGCCCGCCGCCTCAGCCTCGCCAGACGATTGAAGAGGCGGCGCTCGACGCCCTTGCCGTGCTTGACGCGGAGGGCGTCGAGCGGGCTGTGGTGCTGGGGAACTCGCTCGGCGCGACGATTGCATTCGCGCTCGCACTGCTTCGGCCCGAGCGCGTGGATGCACTCGTGCTGGTCGAACCGTCGATTCCGGCGTTGCTCAGTGATGATGCTGGGCGAGTCCGGCTGGAGCAGGAGGCGCGGCAGGCGCGGGCGTTGCTCGCTGCCGATCGGATCGACGAGGCGCTCGCGATTTTCCTCGAGCCACGCCTCGGCCCGGACTGGCAGCACAAGGCCGGCTCGCGCCGCATGGCTGAGTGGCGACGGAACATTTTCTCCGTCCCGCAGTGGATCGACGCTGTGCTGGCCTTTGATCCTGGCCCGGGGGTGATTGCCGCGCTTGATCGGCCAATGCTGCTGGTCTATGGCGCGCACACGCAGCCGTTTTACCGCGCGATGACGCTCGCGCTGGCTGACCTTTGCCCCCACGCGGAACTCGTTGAAGTGCCGAACGCCGGGCATGGCTCACCGGCCGATAACCCTGAGGGGTTCAACGCTGTCCTGCTCGCGTTCCTCGAGCGTCTCGGACTGCTGCCTGCGTCGTCATCGTCAGCCTGA
- a CDS encoding Zn-dependent hydrolase, producing MQSRTRDYVVNAERIREELRAFARIGYRADGGMYRLAFSRADRQARQRFVYQLRQLGLTVDVDAFGNVFGWLTDQAADPTLPPILLGSHLDTVPGGGRFDGTAGVVAALEVVTVVREHGLRLTRPLGVVAFSCEESSRFGRGTLGSALVAGTVTPEEILDLRDSQGTTLRQVLARSGLYPELLATVRRPPGAFAAYLELHIEQGRVLESTGAVIGIVEAIAAPTRLRVTIVGQADHAGATPMPLRRDALTGAAEIILAIERLALSHPGSVGTVGVVRVEPGAINVIPGRVELGIDLRSADAGTKAALVTAVQQAIAVIARERGLDVECAILTDETPVPLDPALIALLEQCAAARQLPYRRMISGAGHDAMQIAQICPAGMILVPSRAGISHNPHEWTTPDDIAQGTQVLLDAALVLATSG from the coding sequence ATGCAGTCACGCACGCGCGACTACGTTGTCAACGCCGAACGCATCCGCGAAGAACTCCGCGCCTTTGCTCGAATCGGCTATCGCGCCGACGGCGGCATGTATCGCCTCGCCTTCTCGCGCGCCGACCGGCAAGCGCGCCAGCGCTTCGTCTACCAGCTACGCCAGCTCGGACTCACCGTCGACGTTGACGCCTTCGGCAACGTCTTCGGCTGGCTGACTGATCAAGCGGCCGACCCAACCCTCCCGCCGATCCTCCTCGGCTCGCACCTCGATACCGTGCCCGGCGGCGGCCGGTTCGACGGCACGGCCGGCGTCGTTGCCGCTCTTGAGGTTGTCACCGTCGTACGCGAACATGGCCTGCGCCTCACGCGGCCGCTCGGCGTCGTCGCCTTCAGCTGCGAGGAGTCGAGTCGATTTGGACGAGGCACGCTCGGCAGTGCACTCGTCGCCGGCACGGTGACCCCCGAGGAGATCCTTGACCTGCGCGATAGCCAAGGCACGACCTTGCGGCAGGTTCTGGCCCGCAGCGGGCTCTACCCCGAACTGCTGGCCACAGTGCGCCGTCCGCCCGGCGCGTTCGCAGCCTACCTTGAACTGCACATCGAGCAGGGCCGCGTGCTGGAAAGCACTGGCGCGGTCATCGGCATCGTTGAGGCCATCGCCGCGCCGACACGTCTGCGCGTCACCATCGTCGGCCAAGCCGACCACGCCGGCGCCACGCCGATGCCCCTGCGCCGCGACGCCTTAACCGGCGCTGCCGAGATCATCCTGGCCATCGAACGGCTCGCCCTGTCGCACCCTGGCAGCGTCGGCACCGTTGGCGTCGTCCGCGTCGAGCCCGGCGCCATCAACGTCATCCCGGGTCGAGTCGAGCTGGGCATCGATCTCCGCAGCGCGGACGCCGGCACCAAGGCCGCGCTCGTCACCGCCGTGCAGCAGGCGATCGCGGTTATCGCTCGCGAGCGCGGCCTCGACGTCGAATGCGCCATCCTGACCGACGAGACGCCCGTGCCACTCGACCCTGCGCTCATCGCCTTGCTCGAGCAGTGCGCTGCTGCACGGCAGTTGCCATACCGGCGGATGATTTCAGGCGCCGGACACGACGCGATGCAGATCGCCCAGATTTGCCCAGCCGGCATGATCCTCGTCCCGAGCCGCGCCGGCATTAGCCACAACCCGCACGAGTGGACCACCCCCGACGACATCGCGCAGGGCACTCAGGTGCTGCTCGATGCTGCACTTGTGTTAGCAACATCAGGCTGA
- a CDS encoding copper resistance CopC/CopD family protein: MRPHRWGGIVLALLLGMGCALGEGRGLVMAHALLARSDPPANAVLPTPPAAVTLWFTEPIAPQDSYAQLFDAQGRPVQTAPSHPGPTADSLVLPLPATLPPGTYTVQWVTVSTLDGHQTGGLVAFTVGSAPVVPAPPPPAPSGPPIWLAAVARGLRAIGLAGLLGILLSWALIRRAVEQAAAADRLAQRVWRAATVAWLLALSGTGLVVLAQALTGRHRFGPAAVWQALVATQAGQLLGLALLALAGAGVGLWLRRGWIVEGGAGLAALVQAAMSHAAAQPVGAPVAVLADLVHLVAASCWVGGVIVVSLTLGTLRALSDRPRVVAAVQRGSALFLGSVVALVLTGLYATWLDVGTPDGLTTAYGQTLAVKLGLVVLMLALAALHRWVALPRLAEGPHWFARTLVLEAALGLGVLAVTGLLVSLPPARSVVEARAGRVAVTLAGEHGQVYLTIEPGMAGPNRYTADVAVPGAANPATQVLLRVAPRDLATSEQEVALMPLGGQRFSAVGSQLSLAGTWELELIVRRPGMTDWRAVGQVTIGTTPPPAPWTAPRPGWLVWLVGAGVVLGGVVSIVGGLRWRAVVPAASQRQRLSVGSGSPRR; encoded by the coding sequence ATGCGTCCCCACCGCTGGGGCGGGATTGTCCTCGCCCTGTTGCTTGGGATGGGGTGCGCGCTCGGAGAGGGGCGTGGGCTGGTCATGGCCCACGCCCTGCTCGCCCGCAGCGACCCGCCCGCCAATGCCGTCCTCCCGACGCCACCGGCTGCTGTCACCCTCTGGTTCACCGAGCCGATCGCGCCCCAGGACAGCTACGCCCAGCTCTTCGACGCTCAGGGGCGACCTGTCCAGACAGCGCCGAGTCATCCCGGCCCTACCGCTGACAGCCTGGTGTTGCCGCTCCCTGCCACGCTGCCGCCCGGCACCTATACCGTGCAGTGGGTGACCGTCTCCACGCTGGACGGACACCAAACGGGCGGGCTGGTCGCCTTCACCGTTGGCAGTGCGCCGGTCGTGCCTGCTCCGCCGCCGCCAGCACCGAGTGGCCCGCCGATCTGGCTCGCGGCCGTGGCCCGTGGGCTGCGCGCGATCGGCCTGGCAGGGCTGCTGGGCATCCTCCTCAGTTGGGCGCTGATCCGTCGCGCCGTCGAGCAGGCAGCCGCGGCCGACCGCCTTGCCCAGCGCGTCTGGCGTGCCGCAACCGTCGCCTGGCTGCTTGCTCTGAGCGGCACGGGGCTGGTCGTGCTCGCCCAGGCGCTGACCGGCCGTCACCGTTTTGGCCCGGCAGCCGTGTGGCAGGCGCTGGTCGCGACCCAAGCCGGCCAGTTGCTTGGGCTCGCCCTGCTCGCGCTCGCTGGTGCGGGCGTTGGACTGTGGCTGCGGCGCGGGTGGATCGTCGAGGGGGGTGCGGGGCTGGCGGCGCTGGTCCAGGCGGCGATGAGCCACGCTGCGGCGCAGCCGGTGGGCGCACCCGTTGCCGTACTGGCCGATCTCGTGCACCTCGTGGCTGCGAGTTGCTGGGTCGGTGGCGTGATCGTGGTCAGCTTGACGCTCGGTACGCTGCGGGCGCTGAGTGACCGGCCGCGCGTTGTCGCCGCGGTGCAGCGGGGCTCGGCGCTGTTTCTCGGGAGTGTGGTCGCGCTTGTGCTCACCGGCCTCTACGCGACCTGGCTCGACGTCGGCACACCGGACGGGCTGACCACCGCGTATGGACAGACGCTGGCGGTCAAGCTTGGGCTCGTCGTGCTGATGCTGGCGCTGGCTGCGCTCCACCGATGGGTTGCGCTGCCGCGGCTTGCTGAGGGCCCGCACTGGTTCGCGCGCACCCTCGTACTGGAGGCCGCATTGGGCCTTGGGGTATTGGCCGTGACGGGACTCCTGGTCAGCCTGCCGCCGGCGCGCAGTGTCGTGGAGGCGCGGGCTGGGCGCGTGGCTGTCACCCTCGCGGGCGAGCACGGCCAGGTGTACCTGACGATCGAGCCGGGGATGGCTGGCCCGAACCGCTATACCGCAGACGTTGCGGTGCCAGGGGCAGCGAACCCTGCCACCCAGGTGCTGCTGCGGGTTGCCCCGCGCGATCTCGCGACGAGCGAGCAGGAAGTGGCGCTGATGCCGCTCGGTGGCCAGCGTTTCAGCGCCGTTGGCAGTCAGCTGAGCCTGGCTGGAACGTGGGAGCTTGAGCTGATCGTGCGCCGGCCGGGGATGACCGACTGGCGCGCCGTTGGGCAGGTGACAATCGGCACTACACCACCGCCGGCGCCCTGGACCGCGCCCCGGCCAGGGTGGCTGGTCTGGCTGGTTGGCGCGGGTGTGGTCCTCGGCGGCGTTGTCAGCATCGTGGGCGGGCTGCGGTGGCGCGCGGTGGTGCCAGCGGCCAGCCAGCGCCAGCGCCTCTCGGTTGGGAGCGGCAGCCCTCGCCGGTGA
- a CDS encoding tartrate dehydrogenase: MRSYRIAVIPGDGVGKEVIPAGQRVLEAAVAGRAKLDWQVFPWGSDYYRETGSMMPADGVEQLRQFDAIYLGAVGDPPRIPDHITLWGLILPIRKALDLYVNVRPVRLLPGVRGPLRDKGPADIDMIFIRENTEGEYAGVGGRVHVGTPHEVAIETAVFSRFNVERVVRYAFELARGRRKHLTSVTKSNAQRYGMTFWDDVVTAVARDYPDVTVTSLLVDAAAALLVRAPERFDVVVASNLFADILTDLGGAIMGSLGLAPSANLAAQPGVPSLFEPVHGSAPDIAGKGIANPIGTIWAGAMMLEHLGEREAAQRVLAALERLTAEGQVLTPDMGGSATTEQVAERVVALLT; the protein is encoded by the coding sequence ATGCGCAGCTACCGCATTGCGGTGATTCCAGGTGATGGCGTCGGCAAGGAGGTCATCCCAGCGGGCCAGCGGGTCCTTGAGGCCGCGGTTGCTGGCCGGGCCAAGCTGGATTGGCAGGTGTTCCCGTGGGGATCGGACTACTACCGTGAGACCGGCAGCATGATGCCGGCGGACGGTGTCGAGCAGTTGCGGCAGTTCGACGCGATTTATCTTGGCGCGGTCGGTGACCCGCCGCGGATTCCGGACCACATTACCCTGTGGGGACTGATCCTGCCGATCCGCAAGGCGCTGGATCTCTACGTCAATGTTCGCCCAGTGCGCTTGCTGCCCGGCGTGCGCGGGCCGCTGCGTGACAAAGGGCCGGCCGATATCGACATGATCTTCATCCGCGAGAACACGGAAGGCGAGTACGCGGGTGTTGGCGGCCGGGTGCATGTTGGCACGCCGCACGAAGTCGCGATTGAGACGGCCGTCTTCTCGCGGTTCAATGTCGAGCGCGTGGTGCGCTATGCCTTCGAGCTGGCGCGGGGACGGCGCAAGCATCTCACCAGCGTGACCAAGTCGAACGCGCAGCGCTACGGCATGACGTTCTGGGACGACGTTGTCACGGCGGTGGCTCGCGATTACCCCGATGTGACCGTCACCTCGCTGCTGGTCGATGCGGCAGCGGCGCTGCTGGTACGTGCGCCGGAGCGCTTTGATGTGGTGGTGGCGAGCAACCTGTTCGCCGATATCCTGACGGATCTTGGTGGCGCGATTATGGGAAGCTTGGGACTTGCGCCGAGCGCGAACCTGGCCGCCCAGCCGGGCGTACCGTCGCTGTTTGAGCCGGTGCACGGCTCTGCGCCGGATATTGCCGGCAAGGGGATCGCGAACCCGATCGGCACGATCTGGGCGGGCGCGATGATGCTTGAGCATCTCGGCGAGCGCGAGGCGGCACAGCGGGTGCTGGCGGCGCTCGAGCGCTTGACAGCCGAGGGGCAGGTGCTGACGCCTGACATGGGCGGCAGTGCGACAACGGAGCAGGTGGCTGAGCGGGTCGTGGCGCTGCTCACATGA